The Pseudomonas iranensis genome includes a window with the following:
- a CDS encoding Zn-dependent hydrolase, producing MNAAVDVLQSTHQHINRDRLWASLMELAKLGATVKGGVCRLALTDLDRQARDLFVQWCKDAGCSVTVDAVGNIFARRAGRNPSLPPVMTGSHIDTQPTGGKFDGCFGVLAGVEVLRTLNDLGVETEAPLGVVVWTNEEGSRFAPCMMGSGVFAEKFTLEETLAKVDADGVTVGEALNAIGYAGPRKVSGHAVGAYFEAHIEQGPILEDEEKTIGVVLGALGQKWFDLKLRGVEAHAGPTPMHLRKDALVGASVIVGAVNRAALGHQPHACGTVGCLQAYPGSRNVIPGEVRMTLDFRHLEPARLDSMIAEVKQVIDATCEEHGLTYELTPTADFPPLYFEKGCVEAVRGAAKGLGLSHMDIVSGAGHDAIFLAELGPAGMIFVPCEGGISHNEIENAAPDDLAAGCAVLLRAMLAASAMVADSERAA from the coding sequence ATGAACGCAGCCGTAGACGTTCTGCAATCCACCCATCAGCACATCAACCGCGATCGCCTCTGGGCCTCGCTCATGGAACTGGCGAAACTCGGTGCAACGGTCAAGGGCGGCGTCTGTCGCCTGGCCCTGACCGACCTCGACCGCCAGGCCCGCGACCTGTTCGTGCAGTGGTGCAAGGACGCCGGTTGCAGCGTCACGGTCGATGCCGTCGGCAACATTTTCGCCCGGCGCGCCGGGCGCAACCCGAGCCTGCCGCCGGTGATGACCGGCAGCCACATCGACACCCAGCCCACCGGTGGCAAGTTCGACGGTTGCTTCGGCGTGCTCGCCGGCGTCGAAGTGCTGCGTACCCTCAACGACCTCGGCGTGGAAACCGAAGCGCCGCTGGGAGTGGTGGTCTGGACCAACGAAGAGGGCTCACGCTTCGCCCCGTGCATGATGGGCTCCGGGGTCTTCGCCGAGAAATTCACCCTCGAAGAGACTCTCGCCAAGGTCGACGCCGACGGTGTCACCGTCGGCGAAGCGCTGAATGCGATCGGCTACGCCGGCCCGCGCAAGGTCAGCGGGCACGCGGTCGGCGCGTATTTCGAAGCGCACATCGAACAAGGCCCGATCCTTGAAGACGAAGAGAAAACCATCGGCGTGGTACTCGGCGCGCTAGGGCAGAAGTGGTTCGACCTGAAATTGCGCGGCGTCGAAGCCCACGCCGGCCCGACGCCGATGCACCTGCGCAAGGATGCCCTGGTCGGCGCCTCGGTGATCGTCGGCGCCGTCAACCGCGCCGCCCTCGGCCATCAGCCTCACGCCTGCGGCACGGTCGGCTGCCTGCAAGCCTATCCCGGCTCGCGCAACGTGATCCCCGGCGAAGTGCGCATGACCCTCGACTTCCGGCATCTGGAGCCGGCGCGGCTGGATTCGATGATTGCCGAAGTGAAACAAGTGATCGATGCGACCTGCGAAGAGCACGGCCTCACCTATGAACTGACCCCGACCGCCGACTTCCCGCCGCTGTACTTCGAAAAGGGCTGCGTGGAGGCGGTGCGCGGCGCCGCGAAAGGGCTGGGTCTGTCGCACATGGACATTGTCAGTGGCGCCGGGCATGACGCGATCTTCCTCGCTGAGTTAGGCCCGGCGGGAATGATCTTTGTGCCATGCGAGGGTGGGATCAGCCATAACGAAATAGAGAATGCCGCACCGGATGATCTCGCGGCGGGGTGCGCGGTGTTGCTAAGGGCGATGCTCGCGGCTTCGGCGATGGTGGCGGACAGCGAGCGTGCCGCCTAA
- a CDS encoding NCS1 family nucleobase:cation symporter-1, whose protein sequence is MQQTRSQVTERDGLFELEAGSDVLDSPRYNHDMAPTKVRERTWNKWHITALWVGMSICVPTYTLGGVLTAYFGLSVGEALLAILFANVIVLIPLTLNAFPGTKYGIPFPVLLRSSFGILGSNVPCLIRALVACGWFGIQTMFGGLAIHLFLGSVFEGWKSLGGTGEVIGFMVFWALNLWVVIRGAESIKWLETLSAPLLVAVGIGLLMWAMPNVSMTELLAIPPKRPEGASVVSYFAAGLTAMVGFWATLSLNIPDFSRYAKSQKDQILGQIFGLPLTMFLFAALGVVMTAASVKLVGVTVSDPVTLIGHIQSPVWVAVAMALIIVATLSTNTAANIVSPTNDFQNIAPKVINRTKAVLLTGLVGLVLMGHELLKKLGLIVSDISLETVYSNWLLGYSSLLGPIAGIMVVDYFLIKKQRLDLAGLYRDDVYPAWNWAGFLAFGVPVALTLLSLGSDAFSWFYSYGWFTGSALGGIIYYGLCVMRAQPTVVKTAV, encoded by the coding sequence ATGCAACAGACCAGATCACAAGTGACCGAGCGCGACGGCTTGTTCGAGCTCGAAGCGGGCAGTGATGTCCTCGACAGTCCCCGCTACAACCACGACATGGCACCGACCAAGGTGCGCGAACGCACCTGGAACAAATGGCACATCACCGCGCTGTGGGTCGGCATGTCGATTTGCGTGCCGACCTACACCCTCGGCGGCGTGCTCACCGCTTATTTCGGCTTGAGCGTCGGCGAAGCGCTGTTGGCGATTCTGTTTGCCAACGTCATCGTGTTGATTCCACTGACCCTCAATGCTTTTCCCGGCACCAAGTACGGCATTCCGTTTCCGGTGCTGCTGCGCTCGTCGTTCGGCATTCTCGGTTCCAACGTGCCGTGCCTGATCCGCGCGTTGGTGGCGTGTGGCTGGTTCGGCATCCAGACCATGTTCGGCGGACTTGCGATTCACCTGTTTCTCGGCTCGGTGTTCGAGGGCTGGAAATCCCTCGGCGGCACCGGCGAGGTGATCGGTTTCATGGTGTTCTGGGCGCTGAATCTGTGGGTGGTGATTCGCGGTGCCGAGTCGATCAAATGGCTGGAAACCTTGTCGGCGCCGTTGCTGGTGGCGGTGGGCATTGGCCTGCTGATGTGGGCGATGCCCAATGTGTCGATGACTGAATTGCTGGCGATCCCGCCCAAGCGTCCGGAAGGCGCCAGCGTGGTCAGTTATTTCGCAGCAGGGCTGACGGCGATGGTCGGGTTCTGGGCCACGCTGTCGCTGAACATTCCCGACTTCAGTCGCTACGCCAAGAGCCAGAAGGATCAGATCCTCGGGCAAATTTTCGGCCTGCCGTTGACCATGTTCCTCTTCGCTGCGCTGGGCGTGGTGATGACCGCCGCATCGGTGAAACTGGTCGGCGTCACCGTGTCCGACCCGGTCACGCTGATCGGCCATATCCAGAGCCCGGTGTGGGTCGCTGTGGCCATGGCGCTGATCATCGTTGCCACGCTGTCGACCAACACTGCCGCGAATATCGTCTCGCCAACCAATGACTTCCAGAACATCGCGCCGAAGGTGATCAACCGCACCAAAGCGGTGTTGCTCACCGGTCTGGTCGGGCTGGTGCTGATGGGCCATGAACTGCTGAAAAAGCTTGGCCTGATCGTTTCCGACATCAGCCTGGAAACCGTGTACTCGAACTGGCTGCTGGGCTACTCGAGCCTGCTCGGGCCGATCGCCGGGATCATGGTGGTGGATTATTTCCTGATCAAGAAACAGCGGCTGGACCTCGCCGGGCTGTACCGCGATGACGTGTATCCGGCGTGGAACTGGGCGGGTTTTCTCGCCTTTGGCGTGCCGGTGGCGCTGACCCTGCTGTCGCTGGGCAGCGACGCGTTCAGCTGGTTTTACAGCTATGGCTGGTTCACCGGCTCGGCGCTGGGCGGGATTATTTATTACGGGCTGTGTGTGATGCGGGCGCAGCCTACGGTCGTGAAAACAGCGGTGTGA
- the hydA gene encoding dihydropyrimidinase gives MSLLIRGATVVTHDESYRADVYCADGVIKAIGENLDIPAGAEVLDGSGQYLMPGGIDPHTHMQLPFMGTVASEDFYSGTAAGLAGGTTSIIDFVIPNPQQSLMEAFHQWRGWAQKSASDYGFHVAITWWSEQVREEMAELVSHHGINSFKHFMAYKNAIMAADDTLVASFERCLELGAVPTVHAENGELVYHLQRKLMAQGITGPEAHPLSRPSQVEGEAASRAIRIAETIGTPLYLVHVSTKEALDEITYARSKGQPVYGEVLAGHLLLDDSVYQHPDWQTAAGYVMSPPFRPRGHQEALWHGLQNGNLHTTATDHCCFCAEQKAAGRDDFSKIPNGTAGIEDRMAVLWDEGVNSGRLSMQDFVALTSTNTAKIFNLYPRKGAIRVGADADLVLWDPQGTRTISAKTHHQQVDFNIFEGKTVRGVPSHTVSQGRVVWADGDLRAERGAGRYIERPAYPAVFDLLSKRAELHKPTAVKR, from the coding sequence ATGTCTCTGTTGATCCGTGGCGCCACCGTTGTTACCCATGATGAAAGTTACCGCGCCGACGTCTATTGCGCTGACGGCGTGATCAAAGCCATTGGTGAAAACCTTGACATTCCCGCCGGCGCCGAAGTGCTCGACGGCAGTGGCCAGTACCTGATGCCCGGCGGCATCGACCCGCATACGCATATGCAACTGCCGTTCATGGGCACCGTTGCCAGCGAGGATTTCTACAGCGGCACCGCTGCCGGCCTGGCCGGCGGCACTACCTCGATCATCGATTTCGTCATTCCCAATCCGCAGCAATCGCTGATGGAAGCGTTTCATCAGTGGCGCGGCTGGGCGCAAAAGTCTGCGTCGGACTATGGCTTCCACGTCGCGATCACTTGGTGGAGCGAGCAGGTGCGCGAGGAAATGGCCGAGCTGGTCAGCCACCACGGCATCAACAGCTTCAAGCATTTCATGGCCTACAAGAACGCGATCATGGCCGCCGACGACACTCTGGTGGCGAGTTTCGAGCGCTGCCTGGAACTTGGTGCGGTGCCGACCGTGCACGCGGAAAATGGCGAACTGGTCTATCACCTGCAACGCAAGCTGATGGCCCAGGGCATTACCGGGCCGGAGGCGCATCCGCTGTCGCGACCTTCGCAGGTCGAAGGTGAAGCCGCGAGCCGGGCGATCCGTATCGCCGAAACCATCGGCACGCCGTTGTACCTGGTGCACGTTTCCACCAAGGAAGCTCTGGACGAAATCACCTATGCCCGCAGCAAGGGCCAGCCGGTGTACGGCGAGGTGCTGGCCGGCCACTTGCTGCTTGACGACAGCGTCTATCAACACCCGGACTGGCAGACCGCCGCCGGCTACGTGATGAGCCCGCCGTTCCGTCCACGCGGCCATCAGGAGGCGCTGTGGCACGGGCTGCAGAACGGCAATCTGCACACCACCGCCACCGACCACTGCTGCTTTTGCGCCGAGCAGAAAGCCGCTGGCCGCGACGACTTCAGCAAGATTCCCAACGGCACCGCCGGCATCGAAGACCGTATGGCGGTGCTGTGGGATGAAGGGGTCAACTCCGGACGATTGTCGATGCAGGATTTCGTCGCGCTGACCTCCACCAACACCGCGAAGATTTTCAATCTCTATCCACGCAAAGGTGCGATCCGAGTGGGCGCCGACGCCGATCTGGTGCTGTGGGATCCGCAAGGCACACGGACCATTTCCGCCAAGACCCACCATCAGCAGGTGGACTTCAACATCTTCGAAGGCAAGACCGTGCGCGGCGTGCCGAGCCACACCGTCAGCCAGGGCCGCGTGGTCTGGGCCGACGGCGACCTGCGCGCCGAACGCGGCGCCGGACGCTACATCGAACGGCCGGCCTACCCGGCGGTGTTTGATTTGTTGAGCAAGCGGGCGGAGTTGCATAAACCGACTGCCGTTAAACGCTGA